One genomic region from Bacillus sp. SLBN-46 encodes:
- a CDS encoding amino acid permease, whose protein sequence is MKNKDQQMLADKKQLNRYGYAQELLRDMGGFSNFAISFSIISILTGAVSLYGHGLLYGGPGMMGFGWTIVAFFVLLIAASLSELASAIPTAGALYHWAAALKGTRIGWYTAWINLIGQIGIVAGIDYSVALFADPLLATIFNYSSTDTTILIVFGIVLLLHGILNHVGIKIVAKLNDFSAWYHMIVVAILVVSLAFFTKDGLQPLDYLFQVGTTFSDKPYFLAFLIGLLQAQWTFTGYDASAHTIEETVHPRVRAPWGIFNSVAFSFVFGFIMLSFVTLSIHDANGAVNSDNAFIYVISQALGGTFGNIVLWLVTFAMFFCGLSSITSFSRMMYAFSRDKGMPFSRHWAEISRKYRTPAKAIWLSVILSFVLALIDYITKLINPNVGYSTIAFLTAVSVVGLYVAYGIPIFLKLRAESKGIFLPKHYGPWSLGKWSKPINVISLIWILFICIIMVIPPNQMAAYAIGGMFVILIFMDLGYYKKHFKGPQAALEKSVEEIKRLEEEFEHENE, encoded by the coding sequence ATGAAAAATAAAGACCAACAAATGCTGGCTGATAAAAAACAGCTAAATCGCTATGGATATGCACAGGAACTACTTCGTGATATGGGTGGATTTTCAAACTTTGCCATTTCATTTTCAATCATTTCTATTTTAACAGGTGCTGTTTCTCTATATGGCCATGGATTACTGTATGGGGGACCTGGAATGATGGGATTTGGCTGGACCATCGTTGCCTTTTTTGTACTATTAATTGCGGCCTCTTTATCTGAGCTTGCTTCAGCGATTCCAACAGCAGGTGCCTTATATCACTGGGCTGCTGCCTTAAAGGGTACGAGAATTGGCTGGTATACTGCCTGGATCAATTTAATTGGTCAAATCGGAATTGTAGCAGGGATTGATTATTCTGTCGCCTTATTCGCTGATCCACTCCTAGCAACCATCTTCAATTATTCTTCTACCGATACTACCATTCTAATTGTTTTTGGCATCGTCCTCCTCTTACACGGAATTCTAAACCATGTGGGCATTAAAATAGTTGCTAAATTAAATGACTTCTCGGCTTGGTATCATATGATTGTTGTTGCCATTTTGGTCGTAAGTCTTGCCTTTTTTACAAAAGATGGTCTGCAGCCACTTGACTATTTATTCCAAGTTGGAACAACCTTCTCTGATAAGCCCTATTTTCTTGCCTTTTTAATCGGATTATTGCAAGCACAATGGACCTTTACAGGCTATGATGCATCTGCTCATACAATTGAAGAGACGGTTCACCCAAGGGTAAGGGCACCCTGGGGAATCTTTAACTCAGTTGCTTTTTCGTTTGTTTTTGGTTTTATCATGCTCTCATTTGTTACTCTTTCCATTCATGATGCGAATGGTGCGGTAAACTCAGATAATGCCTTCATCTACGTTATCAGCCAAGCGTTAGGTGGTACGTTTGGAAATATTGTTCTTTGGCTCGTTACCTTTGCCATGTTCTTTTGCGGTCTCTCATCAATTACTTCCTTTTCACGCATGATGTATGCCTTTTCGCGAGATAAGGGAATGCCGTTTAGCAGGCACTGGGCGGAAATTAGCCGAAAGTATCGGACCCCTGCGAAGGCAATTTGGCTTTCGGTTATTCTTTCTTTTGTCTTAGCTTTAATCGATTACATCACCAAGTTAATCAATCCAAATGTAGGGTACTCTACAATCGCGTTTTTAACTGCAGTGAGTGTAGTTGGTTTATATGTGGCTTACGGAATTCCTATCTTTCTGAAATTAAGGGCCGAATCAAAAGGGATCTTCTTACCTAAACATTACGGTCCTTGGAGTTTAGGTAAATGGAGCAAACCAATTAATGTGATTAGTTTAATCTGGATTCTCTTTATATGTATCATCATGGTGATTCCACCAAATCAAATGGCTGCTTACGCCATAGGAGGCATGTTTGTCATTCTAATCTTCATGGACTTGGGTTATTACAAAAAACACTTTAAAGGACCTCAAGCTGCACTAGAAAAATCAGTTGAAGAAATCAAAAGATTGGAAGAAGAATTCGAACATGAAAACGAGTAG
- a CDS encoding aspartate/glutamate racemase family protein, translating into MKIIGLIGGMSWESSVEYYRIINEEVKKRLGGLHSAYSIMYSVDFAEIEKCQSKGDWEKAGDILANAAKSLEKSGADFIIICTNTMHKVIDAIQGNINIPILHIADATATQIKKHGLKTIGLLGTKYTMEQDFYKSRLEAQGLKVLIPTDQEREIINTIIYEELCLGKILPSSKTSYKSAINNLIENGAEGIILGCTEIGLLIKQEDTNVPLFDTASIHALAAVNKALE; encoded by the coding sequence ATGAAAATCATCGGGTTAATAGGCGGGATGAGCTGGGAGTCTTCTGTCGAGTATTATCGTATCATTAACGAGGAAGTCAAAAAGAGATTAGGTGGATTGCATTCGGCTTATTCCATCATGTACAGTGTTGATTTCGCGGAAATTGAAAAGTGCCAATCTAAAGGAGATTGGGAAAAAGCAGGAGATATATTAGCTAATGCAGCAAAAAGTCTAGAAAAAAGCGGTGCCGACTTTATTATCATTTGTACCAATACCATGCATAAAGTTATAGATGCCATCCAAGGAAACATTAATATCCCAATTTTACATATTGCTGATGCAACGGCTACCCAAATTAAAAAGCATGGGTTGAAGACAATTGGTTTGCTTGGCACCAAGTATACGATGGAGCAGGATTTTTACAAATCACGATTAGAAGCCCAAGGATTAAAGGTTCTTATACCAACTGACCAGGAAAGAGAAATAATAAATACCATAATTTACGAAGAATTATGTTTAGGTAAAATTCTTCCATCATCAAAAACTTCATATAAGAGTGCCATTAATAACCTAATTGAAAACGGAGCAGAGGGAATCATTCTTGGATGTACTGAAATAGGTTTATTAATAAAACAAGAGGATACTAATGTGCCATTATTTGACACAGCTTCTATTCACGCTCTTGCTGCGGTTAACAAAGCACTTGAATAA
- a CDS encoding DJ-1/PfpI family protein produces the protein MKIAIVCFDDFTDIDVFLPWDLLNRVRLVGGLDDWKVQLLGTEPTHISMAGLRIPMTGTISELTLADAVIFASGKGVQKLYRNQDYINRLKVNPEKQLIGSMCSGALLLGAKGLLSGKKATTYPTVVEQLKEFNVEVIEQSFVNSGNVSTAAGCFAAQELSAWIIKTLINEEMVDTVLESVQPVGKGLSFI, from the coding sequence ATGAAAATAGCAATTGTTTGCTTTGATGATTTTACTGATATAGACGTATTTTTGCCATGGGATTTGCTAAACCGTGTTCGATTAGTTGGTGGATTAGATGATTGGAAGGTACAGCTATTAGGTACAGAGCCAACCCATATTTCCATGGCTGGATTACGTATTCCCATGACAGGTACGATTTCTGAACTTACTTTGGCAGATGCTGTTATTTTTGCAAGTGGAAAAGGTGTCCAAAAACTGTATAGGAATCAAGATTATATTAATCGTTTAAAAGTAAATCCTGAAAAACAACTGATTGGCTCCATGTGTTCTGGTGCTTTGTTGTTAGGAGCGAAGGGCCTACTGTCCGGTAAAAAGGCAACTACATATCCAACAGTGGTTGAACAGCTAAAAGAATTTAATGTGGAAGTGATTGAACAGAGCTTTGTTAACTCTGGTAATGTATCAACAGCAGCAGGCTGTTTTGCTGCTCAAGAGCTTTCCGCATGGATTATCAAGACTCTAATAAATGAAGAAATGGTTGATACTGTTTTAGAATCCGTCCAACCTGTTGGTAAAGGGCTTAGTTTTATTTAG
- a CDS encoding CPBP family intramembrane glutamic endopeptidase, translating into MYFNLIPVQLGNPYLQFGSTLLFFPLAFYISKWVGLDGLKGLGMVFHPGWKKNFFISFLIGFGFWMVMFGIQFYVGDLEFVGVHGPVNVIMPVVEVFVGYLVGSLINDLIVRGYVVNILKDKIHIVWVFIISILIYALDDYWYAGFSISNSIFSIILGLSLTLAYYKTGSIWADTGLHYGLNIAYGLFYGLVGNSGSALFIVKETGHETAFSNLLNYIIPALMFIFVLWALKYYSSSNTLSKDNKITFSH; encoded by the coding sequence TTGTATTTTAATTTAATTCCCGTTCAGCTTGGAAATCCATATCTTCAATTTGGGTCCACTCTACTCTTCTTTCCGTTAGCTTTCTATATTTCTAAATGGGTTGGATTAGATGGATTAAAAGGATTGGGAATGGTATTTCATCCAGGCTGGAAAAAGAACTTTTTTATTAGCTTTCTGATAGGCTTTGGATTTTGGATGGTTATGTTCGGCATACAATTTTATGTGGGTGACTTAGAGTTTGTAGGCGTTCACGGCCCAGTAAATGTAATCATGCCTGTTGTGGAAGTCTTTGTTGGTTATTTAGTTGGATCTCTAATTAATGATTTAATTGTCAGAGGCTATGTTGTCAATATATTAAAAGATAAGATTCACATTGTCTGGGTATTTATAATAAGTATTTTAATTTATGCACTTGATGATTATTGGTATGCAGGATTTAGCATCAGCAATAGTATCTTTTCAATTATTTTAGGCCTTTCTTTAACTCTTGCATACTATAAAACGGGATCAATATGGGCAGATACAGGGCTCCATTATGGATTAAATATTGCCTACGGTCTTTTCTATGGTCTAGTTGGTAATTCCGGAAGTGCTCTTTTTATCGTTAAGGAAACTGGGCACGAAACTGCCTTTTCCAATCTCCTCAACTATATCATCCCTGCACTGATGTTTATCTTTGTACTATGGGCACTAAAATACTATTCTTCTAGTAATACATTAAGTAAAGATAATAAAATAACTTTTTCCCATTAA
- a CDS encoding CotG/ExsB N-terminal domain-containing protein, giving the protein MSEFSSEEIQRAADEVRRGGFGDFMFRGPSRNRRTSSSSRSTTRHSSRHTTRRHTSAKRCTTRRYPTKCFKIKSCWQSSHRSNHQTKSYWDNGNMWKLRVRRR; this is encoded by the coding sequence ATGAGTGAATTTTCATCAGAGGAAATACAAAGGGCTGCAGATGAGGTAAGACGTGGTGGTTTCGGAGACTTCATGTTTAGAGGACCAAGCCGTAATCGTCGCACTTCATCTTCTAGTCGAAGTACTACTCGGCATTCAAGTAGACACACAACAAGAAGGCATACATCTGCTAAGCGCTGTACGACAAGAAGATATCCAACCAAATGCTTTAAAATAAAATCTTGTTGGCAGAGCAGCCACCGCAGCAATCATCAAACGAAAAGCTATTGGGATAATGGAAACATGTGGAAATTAAGAGTACGAAGACGATAA
- a CDS encoding CotH kinase family protein, with protein MDEVTKVPEYKLFINPNDLKELKRDIWNDEPVPGQLTIEGKRLEIDLSYRGSHIRDLGKKSYQIAFYKPNNFRGSKIIHLNAEYMDPSLIRNKLSFDFFSDIGVLSPKSRHVFFTHNGKSEGVYLEIESVDEDFLRKRKLPKGSIFYALDGDANFSLMSELDKETKKSLLLGYEKKCGDRQEDYYLEEMIFNINTLSNSEFEREIQKYVNVDKYLHWIAGVIFTSNYDGFVHNYALYRNGETCLFEIIPWDYDATWGRDVNGKPMEADYVPIDGFNTLTSRILGVDSFRKQYVKLLKEIMTQQFTLDYMVPRVELLLQLIRPYVLKDPYKNKEIEQFDKEMDVIKEYINGRRNYLKRMMVSLE; from the coding sequence ATGGACGAGGTGACAAAGGTACCTGAGTATAAACTTTTTATTAATCCCAATGATCTAAAGGAACTAAAGAGGGATATATGGAATGATGAACCTGTACCTGGACAGTTAACCATTGAAGGTAAGAGGCTAGAGATTGATTTAAGCTATCGAGGATCTCATATCAGAGACTTGGGGAAAAAATCCTATCAGATCGCTTTCTATAAACCTAATAACTTTAGGGGTTCAAAAATTATTCATTTAAATGCAGAATATATGGATCCCTCACTCATACGTAATAAATTATCCTTTGATTTCTTTTCCGACATTGGTGTTTTATCACCAAAATCCAGACATGTTTTTTTTACACATAACGGTAAATCGGAAGGAGTTTACTTGGAAATTGAGTCAGTGGATGAAGATTTCTTGCGAAAAAGAAAGTTACCAAAAGGCAGCATTTTTTATGCCCTAGATGGTGACGCGAATTTTTCCCTGATGAGTGAATTAGACAAAGAAACCAAAAAATCGTTACTGTTGGGTTATGAAAAAAAATGTGGAGACAGACAAGAAGATTATTACTTAGAAGAAATGATCTTTAATATTAATACATTATCTAATAGTGAATTCGAAAGGGAAATACAAAAATATGTAAATGTGGATAAATATCTACATTGGATTGCAGGAGTAATCTTCACTTCGAACTATGATGGATTTGTTCATAACTACGCTTTGTATCGAAACGGAGAGACTTGCCTTTTCGAAATCATTCCTTGGGATTATGATGCAACATGGGGAAGGGATGTGAACGGAAAACCGATGGAAGCGGATTATGTTCCAATAGACGGGTTTAATACATTAACGTCAAGAATTTTGGGCGTAGATTCTTTCCGAAAACAGTATGTAAAATTGCTTAAAGAAATTATGACACAGCAATTCACATTAGACTATATGGTTCCAAGGGTGGAACTGTTGCTTCAATTGATTAGACCATATGTTTTGAAGGACCCATATAAAAACAAAGAAATAGAACAATTCGATAAAGAAATGGATGTAATAAAGGAATATATTAATGGAAGAAGGAATTACCTTAAAAGGATGATGGTAAGTTTAGAATAA
- a CDS encoding methyltransferase domain-containing protein, giving the protein MNIFYELHRDIPREGPGNNESTRKAYRIIEKYVTKPFILDIGCGPGMQTLEIASLTNGTILATDVNDGFLEGLNEVVKQRGLSSKICVEKANMKSLPYKEGQFDIIWSEGAIFIIGFENGLKEWKKYLKANGILVVSELSWIKEHPPKEAAEFWRNAYPGAASVQENTQKAEKLGYEVIETFVLPESGWWDHYYTPLEERISMFREKYKNDQEALNKLSEFQTEIDLYRKYSDYYGYVFYLLKRDSPPLL; this is encoded by the coding sequence ATGAATATTTTCTATGAATTACATAGAGACATCCCTAGAGAGGGTCCTGGAAACAATGAATCAACGAGGAAAGCATATAGAATCATTGAAAAGTACGTGACGAAACCATTTATTTTAGACATAGGGTGCGGACCTGGAATGCAAACGCTTGAGATTGCTTCGCTAACGAATGGAACCATCTTGGCCACAGATGTAAATGATGGGTTTTTAGAAGGACTCAATGAGGTAGTAAAACAAAGAGGTTTATCAAGTAAAATATGTGTCGAAAAAGCAAACATGAAGTCGTTGCCTTATAAGGAAGGGCAATTTGATATCATCTGGTCAGAGGGAGCTATTTTCATTATCGGATTTGAAAATGGTTTAAAGGAATGGAAGAAATATCTAAAAGCAAATGGAATTTTAGTGGTTTCGGAGCTATCTTGGATTAAGGAACACCCACCGAAAGAAGCGGCAGAGTTTTGGAGGAATGCTTATCCTGGCGCAGCATCCGTTCAGGAAAACACACAGAAGGCGGAAAAGCTAGGCTATGAAGTGATTGAAACGTTTGTCTTGCCGGAATCTGGATGGTGGGACCATTACTATACTCCATTAGAAGAAAGAATCAGCATGTTTAGAGAAAAGTACAAGAATGATCAAGAAGCATTAAACAAATTATCAGAATTTCAAACGGAGATAGATTTGTACAGAAAGTACTCTGATTACTACGGATATGTATTCTATCTATTAAAAAGGGACAGTCCCCCGCTGCTTTAA
- a CDS encoding IS1182 family transposase, with the protein MISKQQSMRFSPYMDLYNLIIPADNMLRKINDLVDFSFVYDEIKDNYCLDNGRNAIDPIRMFKYLLLKTIHDLSDVDIVERSKYDMSFKYFLDMTPEESVIEPSSLTKFRKLRLQDVKLLDLLINKTVEIAIEKEIIKSKSIIVDATHTKARYNQMTPKEVLMDRSKKLRKAVYQVDETMKEKFPAKTMTDVLEDEITYSQKLIHVIEKEENLIQYPKVKEQLNLLKETVEDDIERLQSSKDQDARVGHKSADSAFFGYKTHLALSEERIITAAVITTGEKNDGKQLQTLIEKSEKAGIEVETVIGDAAYSEKDNIIYTAENDIKLVAKLNPNITQGTRKKEDEFQFNKDAGMYVCKAGHMAIRKEKKNRSNEKKNPRDTYYFDIKKCKVCPFREGCYKDGAKSKTYNVTIKSDEHQGQANFQESEYFKEKSKERYKIEAKNSELKHRHGYNVSLSSGLVGMELQGAMAIFTVNLKRILKLLG; encoded by the coding sequence GTGATATCAAAACAACAATCTATGAGGTTTAGTCCCTATATGGACCTATACAATTTAATCATTCCTGCGGATAACATGTTGCGCAAGATCAATGATCTTGTCGACTTTTCTTTCGTCTATGATGAAATTAAAGATAATTATTGTCTTGATAATGGCCGGAACGCCATCGATCCTATTCGCATGTTTAAATATTTATTGTTAAAAACTATCCATGATCTTTCCGATGTGGATATAGTTGAACGTTCAAAATACGATATGTCTTTTAAATATTTCCTTGATATGACACCTGAGGAATCTGTGATTGAGCCAAGCTCATTGACCAAGTTTCGGAAGCTCAGGCTTCAAGATGTCAAACTTTTAGACTTACTTATCAATAAGACAGTCGAAATAGCCATTGAAAAAGAGATTATCAAGAGTAAATCTATCATAGTCGATGCTACCCATACAAAAGCCCGATACAACCAGATGACGCCAAAAGAGGTCCTTATGGACCGTTCCAAAAAGCTGAGGAAAGCTGTTTATCAGGTTGATGAAACCATGAAGGAGAAGTTCCCTGCCAAAACAATGACGGATGTACTAGAGGACGAAATCACTTATTCTCAGAAGTTAATCCATGTAATTGAGAAGGAAGAAAACCTTATCCAGTATCCAAAGGTTAAGGAACAATTAAATCTACTGAAAGAGACCGTTGAGGATGATATTGAGCGACTTCAGAGTTCGAAGGACCAAGATGCCAGAGTTGGTCATAAGAGTGCTGATTCTGCTTTCTTTGGTTATAAGACACACTTGGCTTTAAGTGAAGAAAGAATCATCACTGCAGCGGTTATTACAACCGGTGAAAAAAATGATGGCAAACAACTTCAAACTCTCATTGAGAAAAGTGAGAAAGCAGGGATAGAAGTTGAAACCGTGATTGGCGATGCTGCTTATTCTGAAAAAGATAATATCATTTATACCGCTGAAAACGATATTAAATTGGTAGCCAAATTAAATCCAAATATCACTCAAGGAACTCGAAAAAAGGAAGACGAATTTCAGTTTAATAAAGATGCTGGCATGTATGTTTGTAAGGCAGGACATATGGCAATCCGAAAAGAAAAAAAGAACAGATCAAACGAGAAGAAAAATCCACGTGATACCTATTACTTTGATATTAAGAAATGTAAAGTTTGCCCTTTTAGAGAGGGATGTTATAAAGATGGTGCGAAAAGTAAAACTTACAATGTAACGATTAAATCAGATGAACACCAGGGACAGGCAAACTTTCAAGAAAGTGAATATTTCAAAGAAAAGTCAAAAGAACGGTATAAAATAGAGGCTAAAAATAGCGAATTAAAACACCGGCACGGGTATAATGTTTCATTATCCTCGGGTCTAGTTGGCATGGAATTACAAGGTGCCATGGCAATATTCACTGTAAATCTTAAGAGGATACTAAAGCTCCTAGGGTAA